A region from the Rosa rugosa chromosome 6, drRosRugo1.1, whole genome shotgun sequence genome encodes:
- the LOC133718518 gene encoding axial regulator YABBY 1 isoform X2, with the protein MSAAASSNTVFSSPDHLSPSDQLCYVHCNFCDTVLAVSVPCSSLFKTVTVRCGHCSNLLSVNMRGLLLPAAANQLHLGHSFFTPQNLLEEIRNAPSNTFSNQPNMMMNESFMPMIRGVEEIPKPPPVVNRPPEKRQRVPSAYNRFIKEEIQRIKAGNPDISHREAFSAAAKNWAHFPHIHFGLMPDQPVKKANIRQDGEDMLIKDNGFFSAPANLGVSPY; encoded by the exons ATGTCTGCTGCTGCCTCTTCCAACACTGTCTTTTCATCACCGGACCACCTCTCCCCCTCCGATCAGCTCTGCTATGTTCACTGCAACTTTTGTGATACTGTTCTCGCG GTAAGCGTTCCTTGCAGCAGTTTGTTCAAGACTGTGACGGTCCGATGCGGCCATTGCAGCAACCTGCTCTCCGTCAACATGCGCGGCCTTCTTCTCCCTGCTGCAGCTAACCAACTTCACCTCGGACATTCTTTCTTCACTCCTCAGAATCTCCTG GAGGAGATCCGAAACGCCCCATCAAACACGTTCTCAAATCAGCCTAACATGATGATGAACGAATCATTTATGCCGATGATTCGAGGAGTTGAGGAGATACCTAAGCCTCCACCTGTTGTTAACAGAC CTCCGGAGAAGAGACAGAGAGTGCCATCTGCCTACAACCGCTTCATCAA GGAAGAGATACAACGTATCAAAGCTGGAAACCCTGATATTAGCCACAGAGAGGCCTTCAGTGCTGCTGCCAAGAAT TGGGCCCACTTCCCTCACATCCACTTTGGCCTGATGCCTGATCAACCCGTGAAGAAAGCCAATATTCGCCAG GATGGAGAGGACATGCTCATCAAAGACAATGGATTTTTCAGCGCTCCTGCAAATTTGGGTGTCTCCCCCTACTAA
- the LOC133718518 gene encoding axial regulator YABBY 1 isoform X1, which produces MSAAASSNTVFSSPDHLSPSDQLCYVHCNFCDTVLAVSVPCSSLFKTVTVRCGHCSNLLSVNMRGLLLPAAANQLHLGHSFFTPQNLLQEEIRNAPSNTFSNQPNMMMNESFMPMIRGVEEIPKPPPVVNRPPEKRQRVPSAYNRFIKEEIQRIKAGNPDISHREAFSAAAKNWAHFPHIHFGLMPDQPVKKANIRQDGEDMLIKDNGFFSAPANLGVSPY; this is translated from the exons ATGTCTGCTGCTGCCTCTTCCAACACTGTCTTTTCATCACCGGACCACCTCTCCCCCTCCGATCAGCTCTGCTATGTTCACTGCAACTTTTGTGATACTGTTCTCGCG GTAAGCGTTCCTTGCAGCAGTTTGTTCAAGACTGTGACGGTCCGATGCGGCCATTGCAGCAACCTGCTCTCCGTCAACATGCGCGGCCTTCTTCTCCCTGCTGCAGCTAACCAACTTCACCTCGGACATTCTTTCTTCACTCCTCAGAATCTCCTG CAGGAGGAGATCCGAAACGCCCCATCAAACACGTTCTCAAATCAGCCTAACATGATGATGAACGAATCATTTATGCCGATGATTCGAGGAGTTGAGGAGATACCTAAGCCTCCACCTGTTGTTAACAGAC CTCCGGAGAAGAGACAGAGAGTGCCATCTGCCTACAACCGCTTCATCAA GGAAGAGATACAACGTATCAAAGCTGGAAACCCTGATATTAGCCACAGAGAGGCCTTCAGTGCTGCTGCCAAGAAT TGGGCCCACTTCCCTCACATCCACTTTGGCCTGATGCCTGATCAACCCGTGAAGAAAGCCAATATTCGCCAG GATGGAGAGGACATGCTCATCAAAGACAATGGATTTTTCAGCGCTCCTGCAAATTTGGGTGTCTCCCCCTACTAA